CGTAGTTCTTAAGTTTGAAGAAATCCTTCCTTGCACCTGGGTATTCAACGGGCTTATTATTCTTGTTGTAcatctttttccctttctcatTCTTGTCCTTCAAATTTCCATTCTTCCTGTTGTAGTACACATTCTAAAGATGATTATTCAGTGAtggtgggggggggaaagagaaaaaaaaaaaaaaaataaaataaaatgagaagCATTTGCCGTTGTGTGCTTCGATACATGATCATGCACTcctatttagaaaaaaaaattttttgcttatAATTTCAcgcttttcatcttttttaatCATACGGAGAGAATCTTGGTTATTATGGATGTGTTCGGTGGTAGGTCCAGCAATTCGCTTACTCGTTTCCtaatgaagaaagaaaagaaaaaattgtaacttTCTCTTGTGAACAACGTTTGGCACGCATCCACAGGAGATGTAACATTGGCACGCTCGAGGAGCCTCTTTGAATCACTCTTTGAATTCCtctttgtatatttttttacattagAATGCTCTTTATATAGTTTGAGTAGTTCTTCATCcagattttgaaaaatatttcgttTTCCCTTATACACAGTTGTATTCCTGAGAGGTCAACCAAATTGAATTCTTCTCCGATGGCCAAGAGGACCTTAGTGGGGGGGATtcacaaaaggggaaaagacattaatttttttagaatTACCGGTATGCACCACTTCTTCGCtgtacttattttttttcttttcacgcAGTTTACGTTCCCTTCTCCTCGAACATTCGAATGCACAAAACAATTGGCGCTCAGGAGACGGGGGACTTTGCCCCAGActtaccattttttcccaaatcAAATCGGCAACGTTGTCCCTAAAGCAGTTCTCGTTTTTTATAATGCAAATAAATCCGTTCGAGTATTCCTGCGTCAGAAGTGTAATAGAATTTATTTGGTCAAGTGGGATCACATCGCTCCATTTTTTAGCACGTGTGGGTGTGGTACTCCTTTGGGGAATTCCCCTGATTATACTTTCCCACTTGGTTCACTTTCGTTTGTCTCTTATTTCATTTCGCCTGTTCtgttttcacattttccacTCTCTGTCATTCTGCTCGTCCCCGCCTTACCTCGTAAATGGGCTTGTAGTTGTGCTTAAACAGGTAGATGTTGTAATACTCCTTGATGGACGATGGGGATTTCATATACTTGTAGTTCCTGCGAGAGGAAAGGGAGGCAGGGAAAAAGGTGTATGGCGCTGTTCAATTGCTTCTTCAATGTGGCGGCGCGTCTCATCTATACCGCCTTTCCCGCCCTTACTTGTAAAACTTCTCAATCGTGTTAAACGTTTCCAGGAAGACCAGCCCGTTCACGTACTGCTCGTAGTACTTCCTGTTTTCCTTGTCGAATAAAAACACCCAGGTATTCTGCAGATAGTTTTCGTTCTGTGCAGgtggggaaggaatgtaCGTGTAGGTGCATGTGCAAGAATGCAGgtgtatacatttatgtgcGCTTATATGTGGAACTCCATTTCCGCGTCATGTAGACGCCAGGTGCGAATGCCTCATCTCAAATATAAGCGGTAAGAAGCTGATGGCAcgcccccatttttttttcactctcctCTTTTGCACCCCAAATCGGAGTACACAATTTACCCTTTTTACCTTCTGCTTGTTCTTCTTCGCGCCCTTTTTAGGATTCGCCTTGTTCTTTTGTTCGGTgccgttctttttcttcccgtTGTTCTCTCCATGTGTGGCGGTACTGATCGTTATCTTCCCCTCAGCGACGCTGTTGCTACGTATGCCGTTTTCATTACCGTTGGCCTCCTTCGTACCTTTCTTGTGGGAATTCATTTTATCTTTCCCAAGTTCGTTGCTGTTTGTGACATTTGTCGTTCCGTTCTTTTTCTCGGGTGCATTTGTTTTTGCGTTAGCTTTTTGATTTTCcttgttcatttctttctttttttttcctgccttCTGGGTATGCCCATTTGCCTTCTGCACACCTTTGACGATTCCGATTGCGCTTCCTGTGCCGCTACCGGTACCGCTACCCGTTCGGCTAATTGTTCCACTGGGGGTGGCTCCCCCGCAGGTGCTACTTCCCTTGGATTCTTTCCCGTCGTCACATCTACTCTTTGgttcccttttccctttccccacGATGGTGAATGTGTTGCTCTTCTCGATTAGTTTACACCTACCAATTTCGTTGCTATCCTTGTTGCTATCATTGTTGTTGCCACTCCTGCCCTCATTATCATCGTCTTCGTCGTCCTCGTCGCCATTGTTCGTGCGACTCTCCTTGTGGGcgttcttcttatttttcaagTTGGTTCCCTTATTACCCGGCTTACTATTCTTCACAGGCTCGCATTTTTTGGGTGCCCCATTTTCGTCATTGGGATATAAatcatcattttttgctttcccttccttctgcTTATCCTTCTGTTTCTGCTTCTGATTCtgattctctttttccttatctttctgtttttctttctttttttctttctgttttagttttttttctttttcaatttcagCTAATTCAACGTTGTTAACGCATTCGAGAAtttctttcattattttattttattttatttatgttttcttctttttttaattctgatAAAAGTAGCTCGTAAAACGGGAAGATTCAATAATCGCGCCGTATGTACGAGTGTGCCAGGGGGAATGTAAGGCAGGGGGGCTGGGTTCGAGCaaagaaaagggagaggGAGTTCAGgcggagggaaaaaatgaaaaggggaacAAAGGAAGATACAAAAGGTaaacaaaagagaaaatatacagatgaaacaaaataaaacaagaaaaaaaaaaaaaaaaaaaaaaaaaaaaagcaaaaatggtaaaagaaaaggatggggcaaaaaaaaaacgtgaaaaaaaagttgatcCCTAGCTCATTCAAACGAAACTATAAGCACGCATACAAGtaacgtacatatatataggtacatAATTTTGCGGGCAGAGATATGCATGTGGCACACACTACACAGAAAAGAACACCTTCGGGTGAATAAATGTGgaacatacacatgtgcgtACACGTCACACTACACCTACgctacatgcatatatgtgtacacatatcctgcgaattatttttttcttcttcactttctcTTTAGCACACAATGTATGCAAAAGTAAACGACGTTACAAATGGTGTGTAGTACGcgtgggagaaaaaaaaaaaaaaagttaaatacAGATAAACAAAATGATCAAAAGGGGAACTTAATTCTCttataaaaatgcaaaaaaaaaaaaaattaatggggaaaagaagCATTTAAACCAAAGTACgaattcgcttttttttttttttttttttttttttttcaacacaaATCTACGTTTCAAATATGTTCATGTAGAGATATACACCaacaatattatttttatatgggTGGGAATGCAAATAGGAacatgaggaaaaaatttgtgTGTGTGAGGGGACAGCTCGTCCACCGTCAACTGCTTCACGGTTAACTGCCTATGTTTCGAATTGCTGTAAAAATTAATAGGCACATATGAGGAAAAGCGAACTCGCTCACGTACGTATTTCACCAATACACGCAAGTTAGCTTCacgggaaggaaagaataaaggtGCGAACCTGGTTTAAAATATGAGTAGGTAAACAGCACATTGTACGCACATATGCACGTGTTcatacaaatgtatatatatatgccaatatatacatatgtactttCACGTACATAGGCACGCCCGTAAGTCGCGCACGCTGGGTGAAAATGCCACGGAGGCATAAACTCCTGAACACATAAGCTTTGCTTCACGTATACGCACAGAGGAACATGCTCCTGAACGTTAGCATACACGCATAATATATGCCACGTAAGTTCTCTCAATCACTCAATCACTCAATCGCTCAATCGCTCAATCGTCCGTTAGCTCGTAACGTacgcataaaaataaatacattaGCATAGGGGTGTAATGAAAAATTCTTGTGAggatttgcaaaaaaaaaaaaaaaaagaaagaaatttcagcttaaaaacaaaaaatgaaaaaaaaaaaaaaaaaaaatgaagaaaaaaaaaaaaaaaatccttccaTGAGTACtttgttaaaaaggaaagaataacaCTACTTGTGCTTAGGTCCCGAAGTGGGCAAGTGCGTACTCGCTGCTCCACGTACATGGATACACGCGTATAATACATTGGGTGAGAGCCTACCGAGAGGTGGCCGCGAATGCATGGGAGCACCCTGTGGGGGGGCACATTTCCTGCGAACGCCTTTTCCTAACGCTGTGCACGTGGGCTTGGTAATTTGCGCCATTGTGACCTAGTCGGGAAGAATTGCTTCCACAGTAAAATAGCCCCGGAGGAAAGGCATAACGGGCTCAGATGGCTCAGCTACGCGTACACCGCCATTTCGCAGTACATGCCACCCACTCATACATGGTGTAAACGCATTGCCCATGTAAGGTAAACCCATGTGCATGCGTGAAGAAGCCCAAGGAGGCaaaatgaggggaaaaattcGAATTTCTAACGCACGCACAAATTGCCTATGCTTTCCTACGCATGCTGATTCTCTATAGCTCCATTACGAGAAGCACGCTCAGaaaaagtaggaaaaaaaaaaaaaaaaaaacacaaggTTGTACTGAGGACCGATGGGCTAATCCAATAGGcacatattattattatttttttttattattttttttttttacatggaGCAACAATAAATCCAGAAGGATGATGTTAAGTTGGGTCTTTAAAAAGGGATGGATGAAAGAGCCAAGTATCTACCCATGCGTATGGATATAGGAATCTACATCCCTTCGTGTCACCCTTCGTGTGCCCATTAGTGTTGCCCCCTTGTGCGAATATTCCACTAAGGAGAGCTCCACTCCTCGTCCTACCACACCAACGCAAAATGCTTTTAAAGGCGAACAAAACTCTGCACGACTTCCCGTTCCACCCCTACTGGTTCGGGCGGAAACCCAGCATGAAGAACGTCATTGACAGCGACTTCACTTTCAGCTGCCTCGAGGAATTCTATCTCTTCCGCTTCTCAAACATTACCACCTTTAATTTactaaacctaaaccattCCAGCGATAACTATGCTAATGTGTGGTTTGATAACCTGGACAACTTAATTAAGTGTTTTCAAATTAAGTGGTCCTCAAGCAAGTCCAAGATTCATTTGTACGAAAAATACCTGCATGCCAAATACCCAGTCAACGACACGTTCGATTATAAAAACCCGCGCCGCTTCTACTGATAGGGATTTTGCAGACCTGTGAAGGCGTGCGTACACACAATGGACGAGGGTGCCAGGAAGAAGCCGGCCAAAGCGAGCCACCAAATAAGACTAGCTGATGTCCACGAACTCAAGGCACTCGCGATAGAGGAGTACCAGGAATATCTAAAGTTGGTGAAGAAT
The Plasmodium knowlesi strain H genome assembly, chromosome: 2 DNA segment above includes these coding regions:
- a CDS encoding eukaryotic translation initiation factor 4E, putative, whose product is MKEILECVNNVELAEIEKEKKLKQKEKKKEKQKDKEKENQNQKQKQKDKQKEGKAKNDDLYPNDENGAPKKCEPVKNSKPGNKGTNLKNKKNAHKESRTNNGDEDDEDDDNEGRSGNNNDSNKDSNEIGRCKLIEKSNTFTIVGKGKREPKSRCDDGKESKGSSTCGGATPSGTISRTGSGTGSGTGSAIGIVKGVQKANGHTQKAGKKKKEMNKENQKANAKTNAPEKKNGTTNVTNSNELGKDKMNSHKKGTKEANGNENGIRSNSVAEGKITISTATHGENNGKKKNGTEQKNKANPKKGAKKNKQKNENYLQNTWVFLFDKENRKYYEQYVNGLVFLETFNTIEKFYKNYKYMKSPSSIKEYYNIYLFKHNYKPIYEEYSNGFICIIKNENCFRDNVADLIWEKMVLLAIGEEFNLVDLSGIQLCIRENEIFFKIWMKNYSNYIKSILMKRVSELLDLPPNTSIITKILSNVYYNRKNGNLKDKNEKGKKMYNKNNKPVEYPGARKDFFKLKNYGTMLVPPNYGIGNYNFYKNNLDMNLYYLYNQQVIPNHPYLYYPLNMYNQHYSNGYPDFMYDYNMGGYPMEGFNNNSMENEMHAENNFSSNQLNGIANVEKKKKFDYVTKSKDYRKHFVYPKNTNENFEDIKSSTCI